The following proteins are encoded in a genomic region of Xenopus laevis strain J_2021 chromosome 3L, Xenopus_laevis_v10.1, whole genome shotgun sequence:
- the fam3c.L gene encoding protein FAM3C isoform X1 has protein sequence MRIAGAIKFVVAVALFLLTFYVISQVFEIKSYTNLGNIFVRSAIDTVAHPTTKAPRYRCGISKVCPEKHFAFKIASGAANVVGPKICVDDNILMSGVKNNVGRGINTALVNGKTGALIETTYHDLWGGEVGPFIEFLKKIPDGTIVLMATYDDGATKLNDDARKRISELGSTLINVLAFRDNWVFVGGKGIKTKSPFEQHIKNNKDTNKYEGWPEVVEMEGCIPQKLNE, from the exons ATGAGGATAGCAG GTGCCATAAAGTTTGTGGTAGCTGTTGCATTGTTTTTACTGACATTTTATGTCATATCACAAGTATTTGAAATAAAGTCGTATACAAATCTGGGTAATATTTTTG TTAGGTCTGCCATAGACACAGTGGCACATCCAA CGACTAAGGCCCCAAGATACAGATGTGGTATTTCTAAAGTGTGTCCAGAgaaacattttgcttttaaaattgCAAGTGGTGCCGCAAATGTTGTTGGACCGAAGATTTGCGTTGATGATAATAT tttaatGAGTGGTGTGAAGAATAATGTTGGCCGTGGAATCAACACTGCATTGGTAAATG GAAAAACCGGTGCACTAATTGAGACAACGTATCATGACCTATGGGGTGGAG AGGTTGGTCCATTTATCGAATTTCTTAAGAAGATTCCAGATGGAACTATAGTATTAATGGCAACTTATGATGACGGAGCAACAAA ACTAAATGATGATGCACGGAAACGGATATCTGAACTTGGGAGTACATTAATCAATGTCCTAGCTTTTAGAGACAACTGGGTTTTTGTTGGTGGGaaaggaataaaaacaaaaagtccaTTTGAACAG CACATAAAGAATAATAAGGATACAAACAAGTATGAAGGCTGGCCAGAAGTTGTTGAAATGGAAGGCTGCATCCCTCAGAAACTGAATGAGTGA
- the fam3c.L gene encoding protein FAM3C isoform X2, whose protein sequence is MRIAGAIKFVVAVALFLLTFYVISQVFEIKSYTNLGNIFATKAPRYRCGISKVCPEKHFAFKIASGAANVVGPKICVDDNILMSGVKNNVGRGINTALVNGKTGALIETTYHDLWGGEVGPFIEFLKKIPDGTIVLMATYDDGATKLNDDARKRISELGSTLINVLAFRDNWVFVGGKGIKTKSPFEQHIKNNKDTNKYEGWPEVVEMEGCIPQKLNE, encoded by the exons ATGAGGATAGCAG GTGCCATAAAGTTTGTGGTAGCTGTTGCATTGTTTTTACTGACATTTTATGTCATATCACAAGTATTTGAAATAAAGTCGTATACAAATCTGGGTAATATTTTTG CGACTAAGGCCCCAAGATACAGATGTGGTATTTCTAAAGTGTGTCCAGAgaaacattttgcttttaaaattgCAAGTGGTGCCGCAAATGTTGTTGGACCGAAGATTTGCGTTGATGATAATAT tttaatGAGTGGTGTGAAGAATAATGTTGGCCGTGGAATCAACACTGCATTGGTAAATG GAAAAACCGGTGCACTAATTGAGACAACGTATCATGACCTATGGGGTGGAG AGGTTGGTCCATTTATCGAATTTCTTAAGAAGATTCCAGATGGAACTATAGTATTAATGGCAACTTATGATGACGGAGCAACAAA ACTAAATGATGATGCACGGAAACGGATATCTGAACTTGGGAGTACATTAATCAATGTCCTAGCTTTTAGAGACAACTGGGTTTTTGTTGGTGGGaaaggaataaaaacaaaaagtccaTTTGAACAG CACATAAAGAATAATAAGGATACAAACAAGTATGAAGGCTGGCCAGAAGTTGTTGAAATGGAAGGCTGCATCCCTCAGAAACTGAATGAGTGA